A segment of the Methanofollis fontis genome:
CACCGACCTGAAGGGGATCACCTACGACCTGATGCTGGCGCGGGCAAAGGATGAAACGGAGAAGCTCCTCTCGATGCTGACTGAGGAACTCGGTTTTTCGCGGCGGACGATCACGCTGGTCTTCTCCGGGGGGCGGGGCTACCACGTCCATGTGAGGGACAACCGGGTGCTGGCATGGGGGAGCGGTGAACGGCGAGAGGTCGTTGACTATGTCTGCGGAACCGGGATCGAACCCCAGTATCTGCTCTCGGCCGGACATGGTGGCGGATGGCAGAAACGGTTTGTTTCGGCGATGGAGGAGTACGCCGCATCCCTCATGGAGGGGGGCGAGGCAGCGGCGCGGAAAAAACTCTGCTCCCTGGAGGGTGTTGGAAAAACCTATGCCGACAGGTTCCTCTCCGCACTCATGGCTGCTGACACAGACTTCAGGAGGGGAGAGGTGCCACAGGCAGTCCTGGCCTCGCCGGCCATGCGTGCCCTTCTCTCCCATGACGGGGGGGAGGTTTTCACCCTCCTGAAGGCGAAGGGGGCGGCGGTTGACGAACCGGTATCCACCGACATAAAACGGTTGATCCGGATGCCAACCTCCCTCCACGGCGGCAGCGGCCTTCGGGTCGTTGAAATACCCCTGAAGGAATTTTCAGCCTTTGATCCCCTCATCGATGCGGTGGTCTTCGGCGACCGAACCATAAAGGTCGATGCCGCCTTCAATCTGACGGTGCCGATGCTCGGGAATACTTATGACCTGAAAAAAGGGGCGAACACCGTCCCCGAGGCGCTCGCGGTCTACCTCTGCTGCCGCGGGATCGGGGAGATCGGGGGTGGTGCCTGAATGGACCTTGACGATCTCCGGATCATTGTCTGGAACGAACGGGAGAGCGGGAAACTCTCCGACATTCCACCGGACCTCTTCTCCAGCGCACGGAGAGCCCTCGAAGAGATCGAAGGTGAGATCCAGGGGATCGCCGATCCCTTCTCCGAGGAGGGCGCCGTCCTGCAGGACCGCTACCACAGCATCAGGGAGACGCTGGCCACCATCGTCAAACTCCGCCTGAAGAAGATCCTCCGTCTCGCCGAGGCGCAGATCGAAGGCGGATACATCGACCGGGAAGAGTTGAAACAGATGAACGCCCAGGAGCACGGGATGTTCGAGGCCGTCTGCCGGGAGATCGGGGACTGCCGACAGGCGCTCGTCGACGGTGTCCTCCTGGAACGGGCGGTCCCCCCCCCGGCAGCGCACCCTGTTCCGGTCTGCGAAGAGGAACCATGCGAACCGGCGGAGGAGGACGGCGGAGAGGACGAGATTGCAGCACTCATCGACGAAGCATTCTCAAAAAGCATTCCTGACAGCGAGATCCCCTCCCGGGCGCCCCCTGCCGAAGGAGGCGCCATATCGATCGTTCTTGTGAACGAGGCGCTGCCAGCGTTCATGGGTCTGGACGGGCGCACCTATGCTCTGGAGGCCGGCGACCTCGTCACCCTCCCAAAGGAGAACGCCGGCGTGCTCTGTGAGCGCAACATAGCCTTAAATATAAGGCTTATCAAATAATACAGGTATTCGGGAGATAGGTGCCGGAGGGCTGGGCCGGGAAAAATACGGCAAATATGGCCGGATATTCCCGGTCCATGGATGATGATTCCTCTTCCGGCACTGCCGCTCAGGCCCGCACCGGGCATAAAATTCATCGTGAGGGGCTTATTTCATGAAGATGCCAGCAAAATTCAGGGCCTACTGCCCGTACTGCAGAACGCACGAAACGCACGAGGTTGAGAAGGTGAAAAAGGGGCGGGTCAACCACCTCCACTGGATCGACCGGCAGAAGGCACGGAGAGGCAAAGTGGGCAACATGGGCAAGTTCTCCAAGGTGCCCGGCGGTGACAAGCCGACCAAGCGGGTCAACATCAGGTACCGCTGCACCAAGTGCGGCAAGGCACACCTGCGCGCGGGCTGGAGAGCAGGCAAGTTTGAAATTGTGGAGTGAGAGAAGATGGTACGTCAGCACCGTGAGAATAGGAGCAGTTTTTACAGGGTGAAGTGCCCGGACTGCGAGAACGAACAGGTGATCTTTGAGAAGGCGTGTACGGTCGTTGACTGTGCAGTCTGTGGACATGTGCTTGCCGAACCGACGGGTGGAAAGGCCCAGATCAAGGCCGAGATCAAGGCAGAACTCCAGTGAGATAGTCAGATGCACGAAATAAATGAATGGCCGGAGGAAGGCGAACTCGTCGTCTGTACGGTGGAGGACGTCAAAGACTTCGTGGCATTTGTGCGTCTGGACGAATACGAGAACAAGAAAGGGCTCATCCACATCTCCGAGATCGCCACCGGCTGGATCAAATACATCCGAGATTTTGTCCGAGAAGGGCAGAAGATCGTCTGCAAGGTGCTCTCTGTCGATGAGAACCGCGGGCATATCGATCTCTCGCTGAAGGACGTCAACGACCACCAGCGCCGTGAAAAGATCCATGAGTGGAAGAGTGAACAGAAGGCCGAGAAGTGGATCGGATTTGTTGCCGAGGGCACGGGTGCCAGTTCACAAGAGATAAAAGAGGCCTTTTATTCCAATTTTGGGCTCCTTTATCCGGCATTTGAGGAGATCGTCACCAGCGGCGATGCAGCGCTGAAGCGGTTCAGTTTTTCAAAGAAGGTGAACGATGCCCTGAAGACCGTCGCATCCGAGAATGTCAAGATCCCGAAGGTGACGATCACCGGCAGCCTTATTCTCACCTCAACACAGCCCGATGGGGTGAACATCATCCGCCGCGCTCTGAGGAGTGCACAGCCAAAGATCGACGATGTCGAGATTGAATTGACCTACCTTGGCGCCCCGAATTACCGGATCAAGGTAACGGCACCGGACTATAAGCGCGCTGAACGGGCCATTGAGAAGGCGTCAAAGGCGGCGATCGGCGTTATGGAGCGGGCGGGCGATTCCGGCCGGTTTGTCCGGAAACAGAAGGCCAAAAACGCATGAGCGGCCGGATTCGCTACTGCAGCCGCGACAGACGCTACACCCTTTTTTCCCGCTGTCCGATCTGCGGTGCACCGACCCACAGTGCCCATCCGGCGCGGTTTTCCCCCGAGGATCGATATGGCAGGTACAGGAGAGAGGCGAAACGATGGATGACATAGAGATTGAATTTTTCACCGATGATGAGTTACATGCCGACATCCTGATCGAAGGTCTGCCTGGCATCGGTCAGGTCGGCAAACTTGTCGTCGAGCATATGATCCAGGAGCTGAAGGCAGAACAGGTGGTCGGGATCACCTCGATATTCTTCCCCCCACAGGTGCTCATCGAACCAGGAGGAGTTGTCCGCCTCCCGGACAACGGCATCTACCTCTGGAAGGGACCGGAACGCTCGATCGCCTTTCTGATCGGCGATTTCCAGAGCACCTCAAACGAAGGGCACTATCTCCTCTGCGACGCCTATCTCGATGTGGCCGAAGAGCTCGGTGTAAAACGGGTCTATACACTCGGGGGCTATGGTGTCGGCCAGATTATCGAGGAACCCCGCGTGCTCGGGGCGGCGAATACTGATAACCTGATCGATGAGATTCGGGAGGCAGGAGGGGTAATGACCGGCGACGAACCGGGCGGAATCGTCGGTGCCTCGGGACTGCTCCTCGGGCTTGCGGCACAGCGCGGAATTGACGGCATCTGCCTGATGGGAGAGACACCCGGTTATGTCGTCGATCCGAAGAGTGCGGGGGTGGTGCTTGACGTTCTCTGCCGCCTACTGAACATTGAGATCGACGCCACCCGCCTAGAGGAGCACGCTGCCGAGATGGAACGGATCCTGGCAAAGTACCAGGAGGCCGAGAAAGGGAAGGAAGAGGATTCCCTTACCTATATCGGCTGAAATGAACTTTTTTGCCGATCTCCATATCCATTCACCCTTTTCAATGGCGACCTCACCGTCGCTGGCCCCGGAAACAGTGTGCGATGCCGCAGAGATGAAGGGGCTCTCGGTCGTCGGCAGCGGGGACGCACTTCACCCCAAATGGCGGCATGCCTGGGAAAATTTTGAGAATCAGACATCGGTTGTCGTCCTCCCGACCGCCGAAGTAGAGGGGGCGGGACGGATCCACCACCTCATCCTGATGGAGGATTTCTCCTGCTTCGAAGAACTCGCCACCATCTTCAGCCCCCATTCCCGGGACCTGCTGAACGGAGGGAGACCGCATCTCCGTCTCGACGGGCAGGAGATCGCCGCTGCCGTCCATGATCTCGGCGGTCTGATCGGTCCGGCGCACGCCTTCACGCCGTGGACGTCCCTGTATGCGTCCCACGACTCAGTCGCATCATGCTATGGCGATGAGGCGATCGACTTCCTCGAACTCGGTCTTTCGGCCGATTCCTCATATGGATCGGGCATTGCCGAACTCCAGGACGTGGTCTTTCTCTCAAACTCGGATGCCCATTCGGCGCACCCGGCAAAGATCGGTCGGGAGTTCAATCAGATCAGGCTAAAGAACCTCTCCCCAGGCGCCGCCTTCGATGCGGTGCGGCGCGGCAACGTCAGCATGAACGCCGGTTTCTTCCCGGAGGAGGGAAAGTACAACCGGACGGCCTGCACGCGATGCTACCGGCACTATCATCTCGATGAGGCGGAGAGAGCAGGGTGGAGGTGCCCGGAGGACGGCGGACAGATCAAGAAGGGTGTCGCCGATCGTGCGGCAGAACTTGGCGGCATGGGCGATCCCGCGGAGCGACCCCCCTACTACCATATTATCCCGCTCTGTGAGATCATCAGGGTGGTGACTGGTGCGTCATCAACCCTGACCAGAAAGGTCGATCAGCGTTATCGACGGATACTAGAGTTTCTCGGCCCCGAGATCCCGGTCCTGGTCGAGACCGCCATCGACGAGATTGCCACCGTCGATCCGGAAGTCGCTGCGGCGGTCGGCGCCTTCAGGGCAGGGACGGTTCACCTCGTTCCCGGCGGCGGGGGACGCTACGGCACGTTCACCCTTCCGTAATGCGCTCATATCCACCCCCGACACCAGGCTGAAACGTGAACGGTTATGATAACCCATCTTTTTTTAGCCATTTAATGAAATACGCCCGGAAATGCGATCTGCACCCGGGGAGTATCGCTCTCTCCCGTTCATAGAAATTCGGGAAGAGAATCAGAGGTTAATGACATAATCTAAACGACTGCGGCCCGGAGGAGAAGATAAGATTAATGGACGGGCGGTATAATAGTGAGTATAATGCTCAATATTCACCGGGAGATATGTGGCTACTGCGGCGCCTGTGTATCGGTCTGCCCGGAGGGGGCCCTCGAACTGATCGATGCATGGCTGAGTGTCGATGAAAGCCTCTGCATCGCCTGTGGAATCTGCACAAAGGCCTGCCCCCTCGGAGCCCTGGAGGTGACGGATGAAGAGTGACTACGACATTCTGGTCATCGGCGGGGGCCCAGGCGGCGCCCTTGCCGCATGGACCGCCGCACGATCCGGATGCACCGTCTGTCTCATCGAAAAACGGCCCGCAATCGGCGTTCCGGTGCGCTGTGCCGAGGGTGTCGGAAAAGAGCTCCTCAGGGAGTATATGGATCCCGATCCACGCTGGATCTCCGCGGACATCAGGCGGGCCCGGATCGTCGCCCCGGACGGTACGGCTGTCGAACTCGATGAGAGAAAGGCCGGTGCCGAAGTGGGATATGTGCTTGACCGGAAGATCTTTGACCGCGAACTGGTCTGGAAGGCCTCCGAGGCGGGTGCCGACGTTTTTGTGAAAACCCGTGCAGTCGCACCGATCATCGAAGAAGGAGTTGTGAAGGGTGCAACCGTCGAGTTTTGCGGTGAGAGAAAGGATATCCGGGCGAAGGTAACGATCGCCGCCGACGGTGTTGAGTCGAAGTTTGCCCGCTGGTGCGGCATCGACACCACCGTACCGCTCAGGGAGATGATGAGCTGCATCCAGTACCTCGTGACCGACATCGACATCGACCCGCACTCCAACGACTTCTATCTCGGTTCCGATGTCGCCCCAGAGGGCTACCTCTGGGTGTTTGCCAAGGGTGAACGGAGCGCCAACATCGGCATCGGGATCCCTGCGTCAAAGAACCGTCCCGAAATGCGGGCTAAGCACTACCTCAACCGGTTTATGAAGGAACACTATCCGGACGGCAAGATCATCGAGTGTATATTTGGCGGGGATCCGGTCTGCAGGCCCCTCCCCTGCACGGTCTCCGACGGACTGATGATCATCGGCGATGCGGCCAGGGTCGTCGATCCCATCACCGGCGGCGGCATTGGCAATGCGATGTACACCGGCAGACTCGCAGCAGAGATTGCGGCACGTGCGATCTCAGCGGGCGACACCTCAAAAGAGGCATTGATGCCGTATGATACGGAATGGCGCACATCAAAGATGGGCAAAACACTCGAACGCAATTATAAGGTCAAGGAGTTTTTCATCACCCTCAACGACGAGAAACTGAATGATCTCGCACGCTCCATTGAGGGGATCAACTTCAGCGACATCACGGTCATGGGTCTGCTCACCGAGATCATCAAGAGAAACCCGAAGATGCTCATTGAACTGAAGGGACTGACGAACGCCCTCAAGTGAACAGAGCAGGTTCGGATGAATCGCACAGGAATGTGAGATTCAGGTAAATAGGATAAACCCGGAAGTATAGACCCCTTCAATTCTTCATTTCTTTTTCATGCTCTCCGGTGGGTGGGGGTTACCCTGTTCACGATTCTATGACGTCCGGATGCTCATCTCATCATCGAACAATCCTCCTCCAGCAATAGTATGTCAGGACACCCGTCCCGAAATTCGTTGCATTGACTTCACTTAGGCCAATAGATTGGAATTTAGAGGCATTATCCGAAATAAAAAGGGTAAGAGGGACGCTGAGGGGTGAAAATCAGGAGGGGGCTAATATTAATATTCAGTACGCACCCACGTGCTGATCTGACATGAGCAGGGGGGTACTACGTGATCCGTAAACTATCGACATTGGTGATCCTTCTCCTCCTTCTATCGACGCTGAGCATACCGGCAACCGCCGTCGGCGGAAGCGGAGGTTCGGATGGGTCGGATGGAGCAGGTTCAGAAGGGCCAGGGACACCTGGAAATAGCGGCGATTCAGCCGGAGACGGGACTGCGCCATCTGATCCCGAAGGTCCCCAGGACCAGAAAACGCAGGAAGAGCAGGAGCGCAATCAGCAGGAAACCATCGAACAACCCGGCGTCCAGATCAACCAGCAGGACCGGGACCAGACGCAGGGAAGGACCAATGTCAGCACCGATGATGAAGCAATCATCCAGCAGAGAGACCGCGATCAATTCCTCGATCAGGTGAGCATGCGGGAGCAGAACCTTTCGGTTCAGAGAGAGGAAACATCGGTGGAAACCGCACTCTATGTGCTCTCCATCTCGGGCAATGTTACCGGGAGCAGCGGACCCGAACTGACCCGTCTTGGAACAGAACTGAACACCTCATTTGCCGCCGCATACGGGGCAGAACAGAAGATCAAGAGTCAGAACTCTCTGATGCGCATACTCTATGGCGGAGATCAGGAAGCCGCCGGACTGCTGATCCAGCATGCAGACCAGAACCAGCAGCAGATTCAGGTGATGGAGCAGCTGATAACAAACTGCTCGGACTGCGACCCGCAGGTGCGCCAGGTGCTCCAGGATCAGGTGCTGGTGCTCTCGCAGGAGCAGAACAGGCTTGCCGTTCTCGGGAGGGAGGAGCAGGCCAATAAAGGGCTGTTTGGCTGGCTGATCTGAGGCTCCGGCACCATCGGGCAGAGCGGGTCGGTTCAGGCGCCCTTGCCCGGTGATCAGGTAAAACCGTCGTGGAATAATTCCCCACGAAAGGGCCCGTATGCAAACGTCCGTATCGAATGCATACCGCCCACCCCCCCCAATCAGGCATTATCCCGAGGTTGTGCAGTGCAGTTCTCCAGCACCATACTTTTCGTATCATATCCCTCTCTAATCCAGGCCTGATTCTGCATCCAAACCACGATGGACCGTCGCCTTCACCATCCCTCCAGGAAGATCCGGTCGTCACTCTCTCAGGTGAGGGAGAAGCCCGTCCAGAGGGACGTGCAAGGGATGCCCCCATGGGGAAAGTACTTTATAGTGGCCACAAATATTCCGGGTGTTTACCGGTCCGTATCCGGACGACATCTGCGAGGTGTGAACAGATGGTGCGCATAAAAGATATTCCCGAGGGGACACGGTGGCTCATGGCCACCCACGTCCTGACCCGCCTGGTCGTTGCGCTCGGGCGGGCACCCGCCGAAGGGGGAACGATTCCTCCAGACATAGAGCGGCTATTCTCTGAGATGGGCGATGAGATCCGCATCATCGCCGACCGCTACGGGATGCCGCGCCAGCACGCCGCCGACCTGGTCCAGACGCTGGGCGCCGTCTCGGTCGTCCTCTTCGGACCGGCGTTCGAGACGCGTTTTATTGAGGGGTTTCCCGAAGAAGGTGTGATACGACTGACCGAGTGCGCCATGTTCAGGGACGAAACCGGCAGCGAGATCTCTCCTGCGGGCGTGCACGCCGTCTGCACCGCCTATGTCAGGCACGCCATTGAGGCCCTCAACCCGGCATATGAGATCACCACCACGCGGTCGAGGTGCGGCGGAGACCCCTTCTGTGAAATGGTCATCGAGCGGAAGAAAGGCTGACGCCATACGTCGTCCCGCAGTTCACATGCGATCCTGAGACCGGGGTGTGTCCGTCCACGACCGGGGCAACCCCCCCCTCATGCCAGAGATCCCCGTCCGGGCCAGTGACCCGCGGAGCAGTGGGTCACCTGCACCGGCATACCGGAGCCAGAACAGAGTAGAGGATCTTCAGGAGAGATTCCGGACAATCTCCGGCCCGGTTAATCCCCGGCACGCTTCAGCTGCCGGTTCAGGATATCTATGCACTCTTTTTCTGCCTCTTTTTTCGTGAAAACCGTGATGATGTCACCGGGGCGGATCTTCACATTCCCGCTCGGGATGATCAGTTCCCCGCCTGCCCTCCTGATCGCAATAAAGACGAAATTCTTCACCTCGAGTTCCTTGATCTCATGATCAATGAACGGCGCATTGTCCTCTGCCACGAATTCGAAGATTGTTCCGCCGGGAATCGAGGCCAGTTGCTGCATATTGGGATTTTCCGCCCAGTAATACAGGCGGGTGGCCACAAGTTCATCGGGATTTTCACTGATCTTCACCCCCACCTCCTTGAAGAAGGCGGAGTGACCCTTCTGGTTTACGATGGAGACGACATTCGCCACCTTATAGCGTTTCGCAAGCCAGCACGTCATCAGGTTGACCGCATCGTCGCTCGTCGTCGCCACCAGACTCTGGGCGCGATCGATTCCGGCGTCCTCCAGGATCGAGCTGTCGGTTGAGTTGCCGGTAATGGCGAGCACATCATATCGGTCCAGGATATCGTTGCACTTTGACTCGTCCTGATCGATAACAACAACACTATCGCCATGTTCCGCCGATATCGCCGCCAGGTTGCGCCCTATCCCGCCAAGACCAACGATGATGATGTACATCCACACCAGTTTGCCGCCCCAC
Coding sequences within it:
- a CDS encoding proteasome assembly chaperone family protein, whose protein sequence is MDDIEIEFFTDDELHADILIEGLPGIGQVGKLVVEHMIQELKAEQVVGITSIFFPPQVLIEPGGVVRLPDNGIYLWKGPERSIAFLIGDFQSTSNEGHYLLCDAYLDVAEELGVKRVYTLGGYGVGQIIEEPRVLGAANTDNLIDEIREAGGVMTGDEPGGIVGASGLLLGLAAQRGIDGICLMGETPGYVVDPKSAGVVLDVLCRLLNIEIDATRLEEHAAEMERILAKYQEAEKGKEEDSLTYIG
- a CDS encoding endonuclease Q family protein; amino-acid sequence: MATSPSLAPETVCDAAEMKGLSVVGSGDALHPKWRHAWENFENQTSVVVLPTAEVEGAGRIHHLILMEDFSCFEELATIFSPHSRDLLNGGRPHLRLDGQEIAAAVHDLGGLIGPAHAFTPWTSLYASHDSVASCYGDEAIDFLELGLSADSSYGSGIAELQDVVFLSNSDAHSAHPAKIGREFNQIRLKNLSPGAAFDAVRRGNVSMNAGFFPEEGKYNRTACTRCYRHYHLDEAERAGWRCPEDGGQIKKGVADRAAELGGMGDPAERPPYYHIIPLCEIIRVVTGASSTLTRKVDQRYRRILEFLGPEIPVLVETAIDEIATVDPEVAAAVGAFRAGTVHLVPGGGGRYGTFTLP
- a CDS encoding 4Fe-4S binding protein, with translation MLNIHREICGYCGACVSVCPEGALELIDAWLSVDESLCIACGICTKACPLGALEVTDEE
- a CDS encoding 50S ribosomal protein L44e; translated protein: MKMPAKFRAYCPYCRTHETHEVEKVKKGRVNHLHWIDRQKARRGKVGNMGKFSKVPGGDKPTKRVNIRYRCTKCGKAHLRAGWRAGKFEIVE
- a CDS encoding potassium channel family protein; this translates as MYIIIVGLGGIGRNLAAISAEHGDSVVVIDQDESKCNDILDRYDVLAITGNSTDSSILEDAGIDRAQSLVATTSDDAVNLMTCWLAKRYKVANVVSIVNQKGHSAFFKEVGVKISENPDELVATRLYYWAENPNMQQLASIPGGTIFEFVAEDNAPFIDHEIKELEVKNFVFIAIRRAGGELIIPSGNVKIRPGDIITVFTKKEAEKECIDILNRQLKRAGD
- a CDS encoding DNA primase small subunit domain-containing protein, which produces MKPATLEFVRQRFGSYYHQGHLAVPPALQQREWGFIFFDAHPAVRMRRHLGFTDREECLSYVRSMVPAHAYYSTAHYTNPGAATMGEKGWSGADLIFDIDADHLFTDLKGITYDLMLARAKDETEKLLSMLTEELGFSRRTITLVFSGGRGYHVHVRDNRVLAWGSGERREVVDYVCGTGIEPQYLLSAGHGGGWQKRFVSAMEEYAASLMEGGEAAARKKLCSLEGVGKTYADRFLSALMAADTDFRRGEVPQAVLASPAMRALLSHDGGEVFTLLKAKGAAVDEPVSTDIKRLIRMPTSLHGGSGLRVVEIPLKEFSAFDPLIDAVVFGDRTIKVDAAFNLTVPMLGNTYDLKKGANTVPEALAVYLCCRGIGEIGGGA
- a CDS encoding 30S ribosomal protein S27e; protein product: MVRQHRENRSSFYRVKCPDCENEQVIFEKACTVVDCAVCGHVLAEPTGGKAQIKAEIKAELQ
- a CDS encoding RNA-protein complex protein Nop10, which codes for MSGRIRYCSRDRRYTLFSRCPICGAPTHSAHPARFSPEDRYGRYRREAKRWMT
- a CDS encoding DNA replication complex GINS family protein — translated: MDLDDLRIIVWNERESGKLSDIPPDLFSSARRALEEIEGEIQGIADPFSEEGAVLQDRYHSIRETLATIVKLRLKKILRLAEAQIEGGYIDREELKQMNAQEHGMFEAVCREIGDCRQALVDGVLLERAVPPPAAHPVPVCEEEPCEPAEEDGGEDEIAALIDEAFSKSIPDSEIPSRAPPAEGGAISIVLVNEALPAFMGLDGRTYALEAGDLVTLPKENAGVLCERNIALNIRLIK
- a CDS encoding translation initiation factor IF-2 subunit alpha is translated as MHEINEWPEEGELVVCTVEDVKDFVAFVRLDEYENKKGLIHISEIATGWIKYIRDFVREGQKIVCKVLSVDENRGHIDLSLKDVNDHQRREKIHEWKSEQKAEKWIGFVAEGTGASSQEIKEAFYSNFGLLYPAFEEIVTSGDAALKRFSFSKKVNDALKTVASENVKIPKVTITGSLILTSTQPDGVNIIRRALRSAQPKIDDVEIELTYLGAPNYRIKVTAPDYKRAERAIEKASKAAIGVMERAGDSGRFVRKQKAKNA
- a CDS encoding NAD(P)/FAD-dependent oxidoreductase, translated to MKSDYDILVIGGGPGGALAAWTAARSGCTVCLIEKRPAIGVPVRCAEGVGKELLREYMDPDPRWISADIRRARIVAPDGTAVELDERKAGAEVGYVLDRKIFDRELVWKASEAGADVFVKTRAVAPIIEEGVVKGATVEFCGERKDIRAKVTIAADGVESKFARWCGIDTTVPLREMMSCIQYLVTDIDIDPHSNDFYLGSDVAPEGYLWVFAKGERSANIGIGIPASKNRPEMRAKHYLNRFMKEHYPDGKIIECIFGGDPVCRPLPCTVSDGLMIIGDAARVVDPITGGGIGNAMYTGRLAAEIAARAISAGDTSKEALMPYDTEWRTSKMGKTLERNYKVKEFFITLNDEKLNDLARSIEGINFSDITVMGLLTEIIKRNPKMLIELKGLTNALK